A genomic window from Anthonomus grandis grandis chromosome 2, icAntGran1.3, whole genome shotgun sequence includes:
- the LOC126750309 gene encoding protein FAM98B-like: MSVLLRVVLIIAFLGIFEYQNGLQQVAASPQAMRGWGGPGGPGGGGPWGQGGGGGGGGGRGPFPGPWGGGNGTTTTTTTASSVTPNITGGFGRPPPFGGPFGG; the protein is encoded by the exons ATGTCTGTTTTATTAAGGGTTGTACTGATAATCGCCTTTTTG ggCATATTTGAATACCAAAATGGTCTGCAACAAGTAGCAGCCTCACCGCAAG CTATGAGAGGTTGGGGTGGACCAGGAGGTCCAGGAGGTGGTGGCCCATGGGGACAAGGAGgcggaggaggaggaggaggaggtcGAGGGCCGTTTCCAGGACCGTGGGGAGGTGGAAACGGGACAACCACTACAACCACAACCGCTTCCTCAGTTACTCCCAATATTACCGGAGGCTTTGGAAGGCCTCCTCCGTTTGGAGGACCTTTTGGAGGTTAA